The Mycoplasmopsis gallinacea genome includes a window with the following:
- a CDS encoding IS30 family transposase: MNYKRICFKNRAQLELFLKDYSISLEKIAKILGFSKSTIWREIKNNSTENGYIAEEAENKSKIREKWKNQFKLESDFYYYKDFTKVFLENFDNTYSGVKITWFKIKNHYDFPIPTIKTIYNWMNSGLWALTIKNKLRPRYKKGGKRTGDTITRLVGNRYVIPITFRPKNVNDRSEFGHWEADLIVGKKGKTTAHLLTFEERQTRYGLIRKVPDKNPWNVAKVLFELIKEKRLNVKSITIDNGLEFKSFFMIGYRLQIKIYKADSYASFQKGSIENFNGLIRRKYPKKTNFSKISDEEIMETEKQINNMPREILDYFSADELFFDLNYYKKPWDSKIQEIQLYDRAFRKRKSNTERNKFFKWYKK, from the coding sequence ATGAATTATAAAAGAATTTGTTTCAAAAATAGGGCACAACTAGAACTTTTTTTAAAAGATTATTCGATTTCTTTAGAAAAAATTGCAAAAATTCTTGGTTTTTCAAAATCTACAATATGAAGAGAAATAAAAAATAATTCGACCGAAAATGGGTATATAGCTGAAGAAGCTGAAAACAAATCTAAAATAAGAGAAAAATGAAAAAATCAATTTAAATTGGAATCTGATTTTTATTATTACAAAGACTTCACAAAAGTGTTTTTAGAAAACTTTGACAATACTTATTCAGGGGTAAAAATTACCTGATTCAAAATAAAGAATCATTATGATTTTCCAATACCTACAATAAAAACAATTTACAATTGAATGAATAGCGGGTTATGAGCTTTGACAATAAAAAACAAGCTACGTCCGCGTTATAAAAAAGGTGGAAAAAGAACTGGTGACACAATAACAAGACTTGTAGGTAATAGATATGTTATACCAATAACTTTTAGACCTAAAAATGTTAATGATAGATCTGAATTTGGACACTGAGAAGCTGATTTAATTGTCGGTAAAAAAGGAAAAACCACTGCACATTTATTAACCTTTGAAGAAAGACAAACTCGTTATGGATTGATAAGGAAAGTACCTGACAAAAATCCGTGAAATGTAGCAAAAGTGTTGTTTGAATTAATCAAAGAAAAAAGACTAAATGTTAAATCTATAACTATTGATAACGGACTTGAATTTAAGTCGTTTTTCATGATTGGTTATAGGTTGCAAATTAAAATTTATAAAGCTGATTCATATGCTTCTTTCCAAAAAGGATCAATTGAAAATTTTAATGGTTTAATAAGAAGAAAATATCCAAAGAAAACGAATTTTAGCAAAATATCCGATGAAGAAATTATGGAAACAGAAAAACAAATAAACAATATGCCAAGAGAAATTCTTGATTATTTTTCAGCTGATGAGTTATTTTTCGATTTGAATTATTATAAAAAACCTTGAGATTCAAAAATACAAGAAATCCAATTATATGATCGTGCTTTTAGAAAAAGAAAGTCCAATACTGAAAGAAACAAATTCTTCAAATGATATAAAAAATAA
- a CDS encoding ECF transporter S component: MVRKITYLSIYFAIVLLLSLVPNLGYISLGDISITFVPIIIIIGCYHLEKLGASIGFMIGLGSFIAALVFGRILFVFPDISIIPRLLLGIIVYLIIKVLGKPKLWKTAIIGMTTPLLNTFLVSAFILVHNEISDLNIGLTVKGWLTLIWINAIAEFIFITIITLLLHPFLVYLYNQKPFTSKNYLMY, from the coding sequence ATGGTAAGAAAAATCACTTATTTAAGTATTTATTTTGCAATAGTGTTGCTTTTATCGCTAGTTCCTAATCTAGGTTATATTAGTCTTGGTGATATTTCGATTACTTTTGTACCAATAATCATCATTATTGGGTGTTATCACTTAGAAAAATTAGGTGCTTCTATTGGTTTTATGATTGGGCTAGGTTCATTTATAGCTGCTCTAGTGTTTGGAAGAATTTTATTTGTCTTCCCTGATATTTCAATCATTCCACGTTTATTATTAGGGATAATTGTCTACCTAATTATTAAAGTTTTAGGTAAGCCAAAGCTTTGAAAAACAGCAATAATAGGAATGACAACACCTTTATTAAATACTTTTTTAGTGAGTGCCTTTATCCTTGTTCACAATGAAATTTCAGATTTAAACATTGGGCTTACTGTTAAAGGTTGACTAACTTTAATTTGAATTAATGCAATTGCTGAATTTATTTTTATTACCATTATAACTTTATTGCTTCATCCGTTTTTGGTTTATTTATATAATCAAAAACCATTTACAAGCAAAAACTATTTAATGTATTAA
- the coaBC gene encoding bifunctional phosphopantothenoylcysteine decarboxylase/phosphopantothenate--cysteine ligase CoaBC: MKILIIASSSVAIKKLESLISNLEELNWEIKILFTNKAGEIFTFSTERYNDYVLNQNKDMEDFVHNPSFHVELAKEFDHILIYPATFNTINKYANGIADSLATTILAMGFHNKTIIAPAMNLNMYQNPILQTSIEKLKKLGVTFIGPNYGILQCGDIGLGRVIEPYEVVGFLTNQNKPKLLISIGYTNVYLDDVRTVSVKSSGQMGIFLAKELSKYFDLTIINANISQLNNYFDSRTKIINVDSVFEYQEAVFEYIKKNDVFVSVAAVSDFIFEKHEAKIKKSDSVSFEYKIGMDVLKEVSALYPDKIKIGFALESQNLLENGTKKLKTKKLDLIVVNNKNTLKSQFSTGFLIEKDGFNEFAQISKHNLAQLISEKVYRIWKEKQ, translated from the coding sequence ATGAAAATATTAATAATTGCTTCTTCTAGTGTTGCTATCAAAAAATTAGAATCTCTTATAAGCAATTTGGAAGAACTTAATTGAGAAATTAAAATTCTTTTTACCAATAAAGCTGGTGAAATTTTTACTTTTTCAACAGAAAGATATAATGATTATGTTTTAAACCAAAATAAAGATATGGAAGATTTTGTGCATAATCCTTCATTTCACGTTGAATTAGCTAAAGAATTTGATCACATTCTTATTTATCCAGCTACATTTAACACAATTAATAAATATGCTAATGGAATTGCTGATAGCCTTGCTACCACTATTTTAGCTATGGGATTTCATAATAAAACAATCATTGCTCCTGCAATGAATTTGAATATGTATCAAAATCCCATCTTGCAGACAAGCATTGAAAAACTGAAAAAACTAGGTGTAACTTTTATTGGCCCAAATTACGGAATTCTTCAATGTGGAGATATAGGGCTCGGAAGAGTTATTGAACCTTATGAAGTTGTAGGTTTTTTAACTAACCAAAACAAACCTAAACTTTTAATTTCAATTGGTTATACCAATGTTTATTTAGATGATGTTAGAACTGTGAGTGTTAAATCAAGCGGACAAATGGGTATCTTTTTAGCTAAAGAACTCTCTAAATACTTTGATTTAACAATTATTAATGCCAATATTTCACAACTTAATAATTACTTCGATTCACGCACTAAAATCATTAATGTAGATTCTGTTTTTGAGTACCAAGAAGCAGTCTTTGAGTACATCAAAAAAAATGATGTCTTTGTGTCGGTTGCTGCTGTAAGTGACTTTATTTTTGAAAAACATGAAGCTAAAATTAAAAAATCAGATAGCGTAAGTTTTGAATATAAAATCGGAATGGATGTTTTAAAAGAAGTTTCTGCTCTTTACCCAGATAAAATTAAAATCGGTTTTGCTCTTGAGAGTCAAAACCTTCTAGAAAATGGGACTAAAAAGCTTAAAACTAAAAAATTAGACTTAATTGTGGTTAATAATAAAAATACATTAAAAAGCCAATTTTCAACTGGTTTTTTAATTGAAAAAGATGGATTTAACGAATTTGCTCAAATTTCAAAACACAACTTAGCTCAATTAATTAGCGAAAAGGTTTATAGAATATGAAAAGAAAAACAATAG
- a CDS encoding type III pantothenate kinase codes for MKRKTIVYDVGNTYVKCGLFENKKLVKVEQIHTESFNDDSVAHLNSVFEILPEDNVVYGSVVKRVSKILKDFYSADFKNLFEINSSLKFNFSFGKIDKQKVGTDILGASYYACKEQKDSMIFLFGTAAVAIKIKDYKIKGVSIAPGIGFAFNKLLEQADGLKHLQFSYTKQIAMGTNTIDALKMGFNMLRRGFIQAHLDILKTSEKENYTRPYVSGGDIKNICKTKHKVVDNIVLKGYYQIFEDNFNL; via the coding sequence ATGAAAAGAAAAACAATAGTTTATGATGTAGGTAACACTTATGTAAAATGTGGGCTTTTTGAAAATAAAAAACTTGTCAAAGTTGAGCAAATTCACACCGAATCTTTTAATGATGATTCAGTTGCGCACTTAAATTCCGTTTTTGAAATTTTGCCTGAAGATAATGTTGTTTATGGAAGTGTTGTAAAAAGAGTTAGCAAAATTTTGAAAGATTTTTATAGTGCAGATTTCAAGAATTTATTTGAAATTAATTCATCTTTAAAATTTAATTTTTCATTTGGTAAAATAGATAAGCAAAAGGTAGGAACTGATATCCTTGGAGCTTCATATTATGCTTGCAAAGAACAAAAAGATAGCATGATTTTTCTTTTTGGTACAGCTGCCGTTGCTATAAAAATTAAAGATTACAAAATAAAGGGAGTTTCAATTGCTCCTGGTATTGGTTTTGCTTTTAATAAACTGCTTGAGCAAGCAGATGGTTTAAAACACTTACAATTTAGCTACACTAAACAAATAGCAATGGGGACAAACACCATTGATGCGCTAAAAATGGGGTTTAATATGCTCCGTAGAGGTTTTATTCAAGCGCACTTAGATATTTTAAAAACCAGTGAAAAAGAAAACTACACAAGGCCATATGTTAGTGGTGGTGATATTAAAAACATTTGCAAAACCAAGCACAAAGTAGTAGATAATATTGTTTTAAAAGGTTATTATCAAATTTTTGAAGATAACTTTAATCTTTAA
- a CDS encoding HAD family hydrolase — protein sequence MKYVFAYDLDGTLLRKDNSVHPFTLEALKKVEKNGHINVIATGRGVLKVIPLIKNKILEGIDYIVCSNGSLIYDVLNDKITVLASLHPSAFEVVKRYAIEKELILTIDTDKYNGSFISQNDQFPSWLSQKQIMDLNLLHRATLEEMEKVVYDPNSKITQMALRNPIETALETTKQVESELDPDLYEVYLTNEVYTDVNPRGVSKITGLYKLLENLNLSKDSLVTFGDSGNDVHMLEGAAIGVSMGNGTDEAKAAANIVIGDHESGTIGEYILSLTNLN from the coding sequence ATGAAATATGTATTTGCTTACGATTTAGATGGAACATTGTTAAGAAAAGATAATTCAGTGCATCCCTTTACATTAGAAGCGCTTAAAAAGGTAGAAAAAAATGGGCACATTAATGTTATAGCTACCGGTAGAGGTGTTTTAAAAGTAATTCCTCTTATCAAAAATAAAATTCTTGAAGGGATTGATTACATTGTTTGTTCAAATGGTTCATTAATTTATGATGTGCTCAATGATAAAATTACAGTTCTTGCTTCACTTCATCCTTCAGCTTTTGAGGTTGTTAAAAGATATGCAATTGAAAAGGAGCTTATTTTAACAATTGACACTGATAAATACAACGGTTCATTTATTTCTCAAAATGATCAATTCCCAAGTTGATTAAGTCAAAAGCAAATTATGGATTTAAATTTACTTCATAGAGCAACTCTTGAAGAAATGGAAAAAGTTGTTTATGATCCAAATTCAAAAATTACTCAAATGGCGCTTAGAAACCCAATTGAAACAGCCTTAGAGACCACAAAACAAGTTGAATCTGAATTAGATCCTGATCTTTATGAAGTATATTTAACTAATGAAGTTTACACTGATGTTAATCCACGAGGAGTTTCAAAAATTACTGGTTTATACAAACTTTTAGAAAACTTAAACTTATCAAAAGACTCTCTTGTAACTTTTGGTGATTCAGGAAATGATGTTCATATGCTTGAAGGAGCAGCTATTGGTGTTTCAATGGGAAATGGAACTGATGAAGCTAAAGCAGCTGCAAATATAGTTATTGGCGATCATGAAAGCGGAACAATTGGAGAATACATTTTATCATTAACAAATTTAAACTAA